The region CCGTTCTGTTTGAGGACGCTAAAAACAGACATCGCCCCGGGAACCGGGATCGCCTCGTCCGCGAAATAGGCGTTGAGCGTGGCATCGAGTTTGACGACGGTCTCGGCCACAAAAGCCGGGTTTTCAGCGCGGTCGTCCCCTACTCGGCGCAATGAGCGGTTGACGACGAATTCCGGCGGTGATCCCATCCAGGGGATGAAAGCGCCGGGCGGGATTTCAAAGCCATATTCCTTGAAGAAGTCGGACATAACGCGGGCGATCCCCCCACGGTCGAACACGGTTGTGCCCGCCATGTCGAACATCACCAATCGCGGCTTCATCTCCGCCAAGTATGACCCAATGGGGGTCGCTGTTCGTTCGGCCCGCTGCCCATGTTATGCGGATTCTTTAGAAATCCAGGTGAAATAGGGCGTGCAAACTTTGACCTACCCGATCCGGAGCGACAAGCTGACAATGACCGTCGCCGTGGAAGCCCATGTGGCCAGCGTCGGCTCCCCGTTCCAGCAGATCGACATCTACCGGACTACTGAATTGGGGCACATGTTATTTTTGGACGGCCATGTGCAACTGGCCGAATTCGACGAGCACGCCTATCACGAATCCTTCGCCCACATCCCCCTTTCTGGCATGGCCTCACCAAAGAGCGCGCTGATCGTCGGCGGGGGCGACGGGGGATTGCTTCGGGAACTTTGCCGCCATTCATTTTCAACCATCCACATGGTGGAAATTGACGATATGGTGGTCGCCACCTGCCGCGACCACCTTCCCGGGTTGAGCCACGGTGCGTTCGATGACCCTCGCGTGCAGATATTCTACGAAGACGCCTTCGCCTTCCTCAAAAACCCTCCACAACGGTACGATGCCATTTACATCGACGCGACCGATGTTTACGAAGAAGAAGACGGTTCGTTGAGCGAGCAACTGTTCACGGGCGGGTTCTACCGCGATTGCCGGAATGCGTTGACCGAAGGTGGGATTGTTGCCACCCAGGCCGACAACCCGGTTTTTTGTCCCTATTCGGCGGCGCCCTTGCTCGGCCAGTTTGAAGCGGCGTTTGGCCAATCGGGGTTCTATTGGTGCCTGGTGCCCAGTTTTGGCGGGTATTCCGGATTTGTGTGGGGGAGCCCGCAACACCGTCCGGCGAAATCCCGGCAACTGCCCGCCGACCTCGCCACCCGGTATCTGGACGACCTGACCTACCGGCTGGCGTTTAGCCCGCTGCCGTTTGGTGACCTCGCGCCCAAACCGTAGAAAAAACCGGGATCGCACAATCCCCTGCCAAATACGGGAGGCCGCAACCGAGGCGTGCGGAACACATGCCGTGAGGTTTGTTTTCCATGCCCGCCTTGTTGCCCTTTGCCCTCGCCTTTCTGCTTTCCCCCCAAACAGGTTGGGAAGCACGGCCTAACCGGCCGCTCGAAGTCCCCGCCGAAGTCCACAAGAACGTCGTGGAGACTTTGAACGACGCCTTGGAAGCCCAATCCAAACGGGACTACCAACTTTCGTTGGCCTTGTTGCACGGCGTCATCTACCAAGGCGGGGTCAAAGTCGCCGTGGATCCCCGGTATCCGGCCCCTAACGCGGCCGCCAAGGAAGGTCTCGACCGGGCCCTGCGCACATGGGAACAGTCGCTGGGCAACGATGACCCAATCCGTTTTGTCTCCGATCCGGCCTCGGCCGAGGTCAAGATCCAGTTCGTCGACAAGGTGCCCCGGTCGGGCCACGATGCCCTGGGGCTCATTGAACTCAAAAAGGAATACCGGTGGAACAACTCCCGGTACGAAACAATCGTCTCGGGCACCATTTACATTCAGACCCACTTTGAAAAAGTCCCGCTGGATACCACCCAGTACAGCGAGGTGGCGGCCCACGAGCTTGGCCACCTGCTGGGTCTGGAGGACATGCCCAATACTGGGCAATTGATGGGGCCGATGTTGCTGGACAAGCCCGTGCCGACCCCCAACCGGCGCGAAGTTTCGGCCGTGCAATTTGTGCGGAACCAAGCCCGCCGGCAATGGAACAGCGTTTTGGATTCGATGCAAAAAGATGCTGGTTCCAGGCTGGGCTCATTCCAGCTGGTGCAAAAATCGCACTATCTGGCATGTTGCACAGGAGGCTAAGGCCCTTGAGTGCGGAAAATCACCTTCAGAGAACTTATGGAGGCTCTCAACTATGGTCAGCGCGAATTATGCAATGAATTCAACCCTGGCCGGTTTGAAGCGCCTTGAGGCTCAACTTCAGCGCGCCATGCTGGAAGCAAGCGGAAAGGCGCCACAGCAATCGGCCCAGCAGCCCGAAAAAGTGGCAGAACGGATGGACTTCGAGGCAAAGAAAACCGAAGCCCGAGCCAACACCGTGATGAATGCCCTCGACATCTCCGCCTGAGGAAAGAAAATGATGGTCAGCCCCGCATTCTCAATGCTCGCCCGCAGCCTCAACGATGCCCAAGACAGGGCTCTGCGGGCGGCTGGCCAGATCAGCCAAGGGGGCGACATCGCCGAATCGTTCGTCGACCTGAAGATGGCCGAACTCCAAACCAAGGTGGCGGCCAAATCGCTCCGCGCCCTGGACGAAACAACCCAATCCGTGCTCGACATCCTCGCTTAAGCCGGACGCCGGGCCTTGACTTGCCCCCCAAGGCCAATTGAAAGTGCAACCTGCCCTCGACCTAAAGCGGTACTCTGGGCCCGTGCCGGAAAGCCAAATCGGGCCCCTCATCGCCACGATCTACGAACTCCAATCATCCTGGTTGGAGCCCCGACTCAAGAAATCCGGCATGCGGTGGACGACATTCCAACTGCTTGCCACGGTTATGGCCGCCGGAGACGGGGCCTCCCAAGCCGAGGTGGCCCGACGGCTTGGCGTCGCCCCCGCCACACTCAGCGAGTCCGTCCACGCCCACGTGGATTCTGGTCACCTACTCCAAGAACCTTCGCCTGGAGACCGCCGCAAGAAGATCCTCCGCCTCACGCCGTCTGCCAAGAAAAGGATGGGCGAAGTGGGGAAACACGTCCGGGAACTGGAATCGCGGATGTCCCGTTCGCTCCAAGGCCAAGAGCTTTCGGATTTGGAGAAGATGTTGGAAAAAGTCGTTGAAAACCTGGAGGGGGAACCGTAAAGACCCGCACCATCAAGCGACAAAGCAGGTAAAAGTACAGGATCGGGGGCATCTCTTGGGTCCATCCCCTCGTCACTACCTCACAACAGGTGCATTGAATGATCCGGATTGTCGGCGTCCAGCCAAGCGAAAACATCGGTCAAGAGTTCGTTTTGTTGCAAAACCAAGGCAACATGCGGGTCAACCTGCGGGGTCACGCCTTAGTCGCCGAAGATTCACTGCTTGACCCGCCGGGCCTGCAACGCGTTTTTGTCATCAACCAGGATGTTGATATCCCTGCGGGTCACCATGTGGCCATCCGGACAGGTTCTGGCGACCATCAGTGGTGCCACAAGCACGATGGCTACCACATCTACCACTTCTTTTTGAACCGGGGGGAATCGCTTTGGGATTCTCAGAGCACGCTGATGTTGCTGGCCCCCAACCACCGATTCACCCCCCGCAAGGTCGAAACGCTCCTCGTCTAGCTTGGTCGCCATCGGGATTGAGACGATTTTAGACCTGGTTCACCAAGTTCATTGCGCGCTCAAGCCCGTCACTCAACCAAGATTCGATGCCATTGGCCGCGGTTTCGAAAACCCTTTCGACGGCGGCCCGTTCATCTGGGTCGAACCGGCCAAGCACATGGTCGATTGTTTCCCCCGACTTCCCGATGCCGATCTTGATCCGGGGGTATTCGTCGGTGCCCAGCGAAGCGATGATTGATTTGTGTCCGTTGTGGCCCCCGCTGCTGCCCTTGGGCTTCATTTTCAGGGTGCCGGTTGGCAAATCGAGGTCGTCGGTCACAACAAGGATATCGGCGGGGCCGATCCCATAGGCCGCGGCCAGGTCTTTCACCGCGCGACCGCTAAGGTTCATGAATGTCATCGGTTTGACCAAGGCGACCGCCACGCCAAGAATTTCGACCTCCGCGATCAGGGCTTGGCGACGGCCCGTGTTGACTTTAACGCCATGTCTCTTTGCCACAAGGTCAATGATGTCGAACCCCACGTTGTGCCGGGTGTGGGAATATTGGGGGCCCGGGTTACCAAGACCGACCACGAGTTTCTTGGGATAGACCTTGGGCGACTTCTTCTTGAAGAATCCCACTCCTCATGACCTCGAAATGGCAGAAGCGGCGGTGAGGAGAACCACAACCCCCAACACCACCCGATAGATGGCAAAGGGCCAGAGCGACTTCGTCTGCAACAGCTTCATCAGCCAAGAAATGGCTACCCACCCAACTACAAAAGACACGACCGTCGCCACCAAGGTCGGCACCGCCCCTTCGACCATCAGGTTGTCCTTTTCTTTGATAAGTTTGTAGAGCCCGCTTGCCGCGACGCTGGGGATGGAGAGGAGAAATGAAACCCGGGCGGCGGTCGCCCGGTCGAAGCCCCCGAACAGCCCACCGGTGATTGTGGAACCGCTCCGGCTGGAACCCGGGATCAAAGCCAGGCACTGCCAAAGCCCCATCAGCACGCCATCCAAGACCCGGAAGTTCTTAAGGTCGCGATCCTTTTTCCCAAAGTGGTCCGCAACACCCATCAGTAGCCCAAAAGCCACCAGGGAACCAGCAACAACCGTCGCCGTGCGGAAATCCTTGTCGATTTTTTTCTCCAGCAACAAGCCGAGCACGGCGATGGGGAGGGTTCCAAGAATGACACCCCAACCCAAGTTCCAATCATGGCCCCGGTGGCCGGGATCGCGGAATCCGGCGACCCAGCCCTTAAAGACCTGAACGATGTCCCCCCAAAAGTAGATCAGCACGGCCAGCAGCGTGCCCAACTGGATGACTGCGGTGAAGCCGCTCCCCGCATCATCCCACCCGAACAGCGAGGGGACGAGCAGCAGGTGGCCGCTGGAGCTGATTGGCAGGAATTCGGTAAGGCCCTGCACAATGCCAAGGACGACCGCTTCTAAGATCCCCATGATTCCTCCGCCGGGCTTTCGATTCCCAGGTGGTTTAAGGCGGCAAACCGGATCCTCTGCGCCGCCCGCCCGTCGCCATAAGGGGAGACCGCGTGTGCCATCTCCTGGTAAGACGCCCCATCTTCCAAGAGGAAAGCGGCCGCAAGGTACACGTCGTCTTCCCCGGTGCCCACCAGCTTAGCCGTGCCACGCTCGACTCCTTCTGGCCGCTCCGTGGTCGTGCGCAAGACGAGCACCGGGATGCCAAATGTCGGGGCTTCTTCTTGAACTCCGCCGGAATCGGTGAGGATCAGGTGTGCCCGTTGCATCAGTTTCACAAAGTCGGCGTAGTCGGGCGGTTCGATCAGGTCGATCCGCTCATGCCCCGCCAGAATCGAAGTGAGGGTTTTGCGCACAACCGGGTTGCGGTGCATCGCCACAACCAGTTTGAGATCGGGGAAATGATCGACCAACCGTCGGGCCGCCCGGGCGATTTGGAGCTGGGGTTCACCCCAGTTTTCGCGGCGGTGGGTGGTCAAGAGCACCACCCTGCCCTCCCATTCGGGATACCAATCCTTGTCGACAGCTTTGGCGGTGTGGAGCACGGCGTCGATCCCCGTGTTCCCCGTCACAAAGATCTTGGAGCTCGGGACGCCTTCTCGGAGCAGGTTTTCGGCACTCCAGGTTGTTGGCGGAAAGTGGAGGGCGGCAAACAACCCCACGGCGCGACGGTTGAACTCTTCGGGGAAAGGGTTAAAAATGTCGGGAGTGCGGAGTCCGGCTTCGATATGGGCAAACGGGATTTGCCGGTAGAAGCTGGCCAATCCGGCAACAAATGTCGTTGTGGTGTCGCCTTGGGCAAAAACCAGGTTTGGTGCCTCGGCTTCCAAGATCCCATCCAGTCCCCCCAGGACTTTTTGGGTAACGCCGGCAAGGGTTTGGCCGTGCGCCATCACGTCGAGGTCGTGGTCGGGTCTCAGGCCAAATGCGGCCAGGGCCTGTTGGAGCATTTCGCGGTGTTGCCCCGTGCTGACCAGCACCGTCTCGACCTGGTCAGAGTACCGCTGGAATTCCACAACGACGGGCGCGGTTTTAATCGCATCGGGCCGGGTGCCGACGACAAAGAGCACTTTGGGCTTAGCCATTTGACCTCACAAGGAACAGGATTACCCCGCTGAGCGCGATGGCAGCCAGGTAGAGGATCCAAACGGCTTGCTTTTGCGTGAATCCAAATTTGAGCAGTGTGTGGTGGACATGCCGCTTATCCGGGCTAGAGATCGGGCTGCCGCTCAACAGCCGCCGGACCACGACGAACCCCGCGTCGAACAAGGGGATTCCAAAAATAAAGATCGGGATCGCAAGCGCCAGGGTGGCGGCCGTTTTCATCGTGCCGACCACGCTCAAACTGGCCAAGAGGAACCCGACGACCGGCGCGCCTCCGGCAAGGAATATTTTGGCCGGGTTGTAGTTGTATCGCAAAAATCCAAGGCACGCGCCGGCGACTGCCATCGCCAAAATGGCCACACGGGGTTGGCCTTCGATCACGCCGATCACCCCGATCGTTCCCGCACTGATGGTGGCGATCCCCGATGCCAAACCGTCGATGCCGTCGATCGTGTCCATGGTTTTTGAGACCACAAAGATGTAGACCGCGGTCAGTGGGTAAGACCACCACCCGAAATCGATCCAGTGCCCGGCCAAGTTGACTCCGGCGACATGCACACGTCCGACATCGCTCCCCAACGCCTGCACGCCGAATCCGGCAGCCAACAAAATCAAAAGCTGGGCTTTGGCCGAAAGCGGTTTGACATCATCCATCAAACCCATGGCCAAAACGATCAGGCTGGCCACAAAGACACACATGAGATAAGGGGGAACCGGAACCTGCGGGTAGGCAAACGGCAACACGGCCGCCCATGCCACAACAATCCCCAACCAAACCGGCAACCCGCCCCACCGAGGCGTGACTTGCGTGTGCACCCTCCGTTCGTCGCGGGTGGGGTCGTCCATCGCGCCGAATTTTTGGGCCAACTTCATGGCAAAGGGGGTTGTGACTAAAACAACGGCCATTGCGATAAAAGCGGTAGCCAGCGGGGTGCCGAATCCCCCCAACCCGCCCTTAGGGAGGCTGTCGCAGAGCATGTGCCAGAAGGCGTTCACCCGGCGGCCCCTACCCTCTCCAGGCCCAGGCCATCAAACCGGAAGAGTTCCAACCCCGATTCCCGGAAAAGCTCTAAAGAAAAATCGTCCGGGTAATCACCTTCATAGATCACCTGCCGAATGCCGGCATTGATGATCATTTTCGCGCAGGTGTTGCATGGCTGGCACGTCACGTACATCCCCGCGCCATCGCAAGGGACACCGATCATGGCGGCTTGCAGCAGGGCGTTTTGCTCCGCATGCAGGCTGCGGATGCAATGCCCGGCCCTCATGCACCCGGTCGGCCAATCGTGATCCGGCCCGCCTTCCGGACAATGGCTGAGTCCCCGGGGGGCACCGTTGTAGCCGGTCGCGAGGATGCGGCGGTCGCGGACGATGACCGCCCCGACTTGGCGCCGGGGGCAAGTCGCCCGGGTTTTGACAAGGTGGGCGATCTGCATGAAGTAGGCGTCCCAACTCGGCCGCTCGGTCATCACCGGCAATTATGACTGCTTGCGGGATGGAACGGCGGGGCTGGGCTTTTACCCCGTTCCGATGGACGGCCATCCCCATCCGCCCTTCACGGAGAATCTGCGCCTTGACTTGCCCCACAGGCCCCGACCCAGCTAAACTGGCCCCGCAATGAACC is a window of Armatimonadota bacterium DNA encoding:
- a CDS encoding polyamine aminopropyltransferase; its protein translation is MQTLTYPIRSDKLTMTVAVEAHVASVGSPFQQIDIYRTTELGHMLFLDGHVQLAEFDEHAYHESFAHIPLSGMASPKSALIVGGGDGGLLRELCRHSFSTIHMVEIDDMVVATCRDHLPGLSHGAFDDPRVQIFYEDAFAFLKNPPQRYDAIYIDATDVYEEEDGSLSEQLFTGGFYRDCRNALTEGGIVATQADNPVFCPYSAAPLLGQFEAAFGQSGFYWCLVPSFGGYSGFVWGSPQHRPAKSRQLPADLATRYLDDLTYRLAFSPLPFGDLAPKP
- a CDS encoding matrixin family metalloprotease is translated as MPALLPFALAFLLSPQTGWEARPNRPLEVPAEVHKNVVETLNDALEAQSKRDYQLSLALLHGVIYQGGVKVAVDPRYPAPNAAAKEGLDRALRTWEQSLGNDDPIRFVSDPASAEVKIQFVDKVPRSGHDALGLIELKKEYRWNNSRYETIVSGTIYIQTHFEKVPLDTTQYSEVAAHELGHLLGLEDMPNTGQLMGPMLLDKPVPTPNRREVSAVQFVRNQARRQWNSVLDSMQKDAGSRLGSFQLVQKSHYLACCTGG
- a CDS encoding winged helix-turn-helix transcriptional regulator, with protein sequence MPESQIGPLIATIYELQSSWLEPRLKKSGMRWTTFQLLATVMAAGDGASQAEVARRLGVAPATLSESVHAHVDSGHLLQEPSPGDRRKKILRLTPSAKKRMGEVGKHVRELESRMSRSLQGQELSDLEKMLEKVVENLEGEP
- a CDS encoding aminoacyl-tRNA hydrolase; this encodes MGFFKKKSPKVYPKKLVVGLGNPGPQYSHTRHNVGFDIIDLVAKRHGVKVNTGRRQALIAEVEILGVAVALVKPMTFMNLSGRAVKDLAAAYGIGPADILVVTDDLDLPTGTLKMKPKGSSGGHNGHKSIIASLGTDEYPRIKIGIGKSGETIDHVLGRFDPDERAAVERVFETAANGIESWLSDGLERAMNLVNQV
- a CDS encoding undecaprenyl-diphosphate phosphatase — translated: MGILEAVVLGIVQGLTEFLPISSSGHLLLVPSLFGWDDAGSGFTAVIQLGTLLAVLIYFWGDIVQVFKGWVAGFRDPGHRGHDWNLGWGVILGTLPIAVLGLLLEKKIDKDFRTATVVAGSLVAFGLLMGVADHFGKKDRDLKNFRVLDGVLMGLWQCLALIPGSSRSGSTITGGLFGGFDRATAARVSFLLSIPSVAASGLYKLIKEKDNLMVEGAVPTLVATVVSFVVGWVAISWLMKLLQTKSLWPFAIYRVVLGVVVLLTAASAISRS
- the wecB gene encoding UDP-N-acetylglucosamine 2-epimerase (non-hydrolyzing), which encodes MAKPKVLFVVGTRPDAIKTAPVVVEFQRYSDQVETVLVSTGQHREMLQQALAAFGLRPDHDLDVMAHGQTLAGVTQKVLGGLDGILEAEAPNLVFAQGDTTTTFVAGLASFYRQIPFAHIEAGLRTPDIFNPFPEEFNRRAVGLFAALHFPPTTWSAENLLREGVPSSKIFVTGNTGIDAVLHTAKAVDKDWYPEWEGRVVLLTTHRRENWGEPQLQIARAARRLVDHFPDLKLVVAMHRNPVVRKTLTSILAGHERIDLIEPPDYADFVKLMQRAHLILTDSGGVQEEAPTFGIPVLVLRTTTERPEGVERGTAKLVGTGEDDVYLAAAFLLEDGASYQEMAHAVSPYGDGRAAQRIRFAALNHLGIESPAEESWGS
- a CDS encoding undecaprenyl/decaprenyl-phosphate alpha-N-acetylglucosaminyl 1-phosphate transferase; this translates as MNAFWHMLCDSLPKGGLGGFGTPLATAFIAMAVVLVTTPFAMKLAQKFGAMDDPTRDERRVHTQVTPRWGGLPVWLGIVVAWAAVLPFAYPQVPVPPYLMCVFVASLIVLAMGLMDDVKPLSAKAQLLILLAAGFGVQALGSDVGRVHVAGVNLAGHWIDFGWWSYPLTAVYIFVVSKTMDTIDGIDGLASGIATISAGTIGVIGVIEGQPRVAILAMAVAGACLGFLRYNYNPAKIFLAGGAPVVGFLLASLSVVGTMKTAATLALAIPIFIFGIPLFDAGFVVVRRLLSGSPISSPDKRHVHHTLLKFGFTQKQAVWILYLAAIALSGVILFLVRSNG
- a CDS encoding cytidine/deoxycytidylate deaminase family protein, giving the protein MTERPSWDAYFMQIAHLVKTRATCPRRQVGAVIVRDRRILATGYNGAPRGLSHCPEGGPDHDWPTGCMRAGHCIRSLHAEQNALLQAAMIGVPCDGAGMYVTCQPCNTCAKMIINAGIRQVIYEGDYPDDFSLELFRESGLELFRFDGLGLERVGAAG